Proteins from a genomic interval of Halopseudomonas litoralis:
- a CDS encoding DUF1653 domain-containing protein yields MTIKPGRYRHYKGKDYQIIDIARHSETDERLVVYRTLYGDCDLWVRPLEMFTEEVVVDGKALPRFTFISEDV; encoded by the coding sequence ATGACAATAAAGCCAGGCCGCTACCGCCACTATAAAGGCAAGGACTACCAGATAATCGACATTGCGCGACATTCCGAAACCGACGAACGGCTGGTGGTCTATCGTACCTTGTATGGTGACTGTGACCTCTGGGTGCGGCCGCTGGAGATGTTTACTGAAGAGGTGGTCGTGGACGGCAAAGCACTTCCACGCTTTACCTTTATCAGCGAAGACGTGTAG
- a CDS encoding vWA domain-containing protein — MLLNLFNEMRAAKVPVSVRELLDLINALKNHVVFADMDEFYYLARTVMVKDERHFDKFDRAFGAYFNGLQDLNELLEALIPEDWLRKEFERLLTDDEREQIKSLGGLDKLIEEFKKRLEEQKERHAGGNKWIGTGGTSPFGSGGYNPMGVRVGDAGKRQGRAAKVWEQREYKNLDDQVELGTRNIKVALRRLRKFARSGAADELDIDGTIDHTARDGGLLNIQMRPERRNAVKLLLLFDIGGSMDAHIKVCEELFSACRTEFKHLEYFYFHNCIYESVWKDNMRRTNERMSTMDLLHKYGADYKVVVVGDAAMAPYEITQPGGSVEHWNEEAGHVWITRLREKYPKMIWINPYPKDAWGYTTSTRIIQDLMEEHMYPLTLAGLEEGMRYLSK, encoded by the coding sequence ATGCTACTCAACCTGTTTAACGAAATGCGCGCGGCGAAGGTGCCGGTGTCGGTGCGCGAACTTCTGGATCTGATTAACGCGCTGAAGAACCATGTGGTGTTCGCCGATATGGACGAGTTCTATTATCTGGCACGCACGGTGATGGTCAAGGACGAGCGCCATTTCGACAAGTTCGACCGGGCCTTCGGTGCCTATTTCAACGGTCTGCAGGATCTTAACGAACTGCTGGAGGCGCTGATTCCCGAGGACTGGCTGCGCAAGGAGTTCGAGCGGCTGCTCACCGATGATGAGCGCGAGCAGATCAAGTCGCTGGGCGGTCTGGACAAGCTGATCGAGGAATTCAAGAAGCGCCTCGAAGAGCAGAAGGAGCGCCACGCCGGTGGTAACAAATGGATTGGCACCGGTGGTACCAGCCCCTTTGGTTCCGGTGGCTATAACCCTATGGGCGTCCGGGTCGGTGATGCTGGCAAGCGCCAGGGGCGTGCGGCCAAGGTGTGGGAGCAGCGCGAGTACAAGAATCTGGATGATCAGGTCGAGCTGGGTACGCGCAACATCAAGGTGGCCTTGCGGCGACTGCGCAAGTTTGCCCGTTCCGGTGCGGCGGATGAGCTGGACATTGACGGCACCATTGACCACACGGCACGTGACGGTGGTCTGCTGAATATCCAGATGCGTCCGGAGCGACGCAATGCGGTGAAGTTGCTGCTGTTGTTCGATATCGGTGGCTCGATGGATGCGCACATCAAGGTCTGCGAGGAGTTGTTTTCCGCCTGCCGCACCGAGTTCAAGCATCTGGAATACTTCTATTTCCATAACTGCATTTATGAATCAGTCTGGAAGGACAATATGCGCCGCACCAATGAGCGCATGTCGACCATGGACCTGCTGCACAAGTACGGTGCCGACTATAAGGTGGTGGTGGTGGGCGACGCAGCCATGGCGCCCTACGAGATCACTCAACCCGGTGGCAGCGTCGAGCACTGGAATGAGGAGGCTGGTCACGTCTGGATCACGCGCCTGCGCGAGAAATACCCGAAGATGATCTGGATCAACCCCTACCCGAAGGACGCCTGGGGCTACACCACCTCAACCCGCATCATTCAGGATCTGATGGAGGAGCATATGTATCCTCTGACGTTGGCGGGTCTTGAGGAGGGAATGCGGTATCTGTCCAAATAA
- a CDS encoding AAA family ATPase yields the protein MKFEGTQSYVATDDLKLAVNAAITLERPLLIKGEPGTGKTMLAEQLAESMGAKLITWHIKSTTKAHQGLYEYDAVSRLRDSQLGVDKVHDVRNYIKKGKLWEAFESEERAILLIDEIDKADIEFPNDLLQELDKMEFYVYETNETIKAKQRPIIIITSNNEKELPDAFLRRCFFHYIAFPDRETMQRIVDVHYPNIKKDLLSEAMDIFFDVRKVPGLKKKPSTSELVDWLKLLMADEIPEAVLRDRDPTKAIPPLYGALVKNEQDVQLLERLAFMTRRQNR from the coding sequence ATGAAGTTCGAAGGTACCCAGTCGTACGTCGCCACAGACGACCTCAAGCTTGCCGTTAATGCCGCCATCACGCTGGAGCGCCCATTGTTGATCAAGGGCGAGCCGGGCACGGGTAAAACCATGCTCGCCGAGCAACTGGCCGAATCCATGGGCGCCAAACTCATCACCTGGCACATCAAGTCCACCACCAAGGCGCATCAGGGGCTCTATGAATACGACGCGGTAAGCCGTCTGCGCGATTCGCAGCTGGGTGTCGACAAGGTGCATGACGTGCGCAACTACATCAAGAAGGGCAAGTTGTGGGAAGCGTTCGAGTCCGAAGAGCGTGCCATTCTGCTGATTGATGAGATCGACAAGGCCGATATCGAGTTTCCCAACGACCTGTTGCAGGAACTCGACAAGATGGAGTTCTACGTCTACGAGACCAACGAAACCATCAAGGCCAAACAGCGCCCGATCATCATCATTACCTCGAACAACGAGAAGGAGCTGCCCGACGCTTTCCTGCGCCGCTGCTTCTTCCATTACATAGCCTTCCCCGACCGCGAGACCATGCAACGCATCGTCGACGTGCATTACCCGAACATCAAGAAGGATCTGCTGAGCGAAGCGATGGATATCTTCTTCGACGTGCGCAAGGTGCCCGGTCTGAAGAAAAAGCCATCCACCTCGGAACTGGTCGACTGGCTCAAGCTGCTGATGGCGGACGAGATTCCCGAAGCCGTTCTGCGTGACCGTGATCCGACCAAGGCCATTCCGCCGCTGTATGGCGCGCTGGTGAAGAATGAGCAGGATGTGCAGCTGCTGGAGCGTCTGGCCTTCATGACGCGTCGACAGAATCGCTGA
- a CDS encoding DUF748 domain-containing protein, with translation MNKTLRISMVTVAVVALLLIILHLMLPYLVRNFLNDQLADMGDYQGHVEDVDMTWWNGAYRLNELVITKTDGENQVPFVKLPVTDIKIRMRALWKEGVLIGVVDFHEPELNFVDGESEAQKQTGEGVDWRAQLEEMVPVRLNEVNVHNGAVFFRNFSSDPPVNINASDIQLTVRNLTNAPDAQGQRSASMDGTASFLGHAAVEAAAHFDPLGRVDNLDLQLRMLGLDLTRINDFAAAYGKFDFRAGEGDLTMEIDIDDRQLTGYVKPLMRNVDVFDMDQDIRNEDKGFFRGLWEAIVHGGQEVLQNQRKDQFATRIELSGSLDDAEMSAFQAFIQILRNAFVEAFSTRFEQVLEEDQE, from the coding sequence ATGAACAAGACACTGCGTATTTCCATGGTAACGGTAGCTGTAGTGGCATTGCTGCTGATCATTCTGCACCTGATGCTGCCGTATCTGGTGCGCAACTTTCTTAACGACCAGCTTGCCGATATGGGCGATTACCAGGGGCATGTAGAAGATGTGGACATGACCTGGTGGAACGGCGCTTATCGGCTCAACGAGCTGGTCATCACCAAGACCGATGGCGAAAACCAGGTGCCCTTCGTCAAATTGCCGGTCACAGACATCAAGATACGGATGCGTGCGCTCTGGAAGGAGGGTGTCCTGATCGGTGTGGTCGATTTTCACGAACCGGAACTCAACTTCGTCGATGGTGAATCAGAGGCGCAGAAGCAGACCGGTGAGGGTGTCGACTGGCGTGCGCAGCTGGAAGAGATGGTGCCGGTGCGTCTGAACGAAGTGAATGTGCACAACGGCGCCGTATTCTTCCGCAATTTTTCCAGTGATCCGCCGGTCAATATCAATGCCAGTGATATCCAGCTGACCGTGCGTAACCTGACCAACGCGCCAGACGCCCAGGGGCAGCGCAGTGCGAGCATGGATGGCACGGCCAGCTTTCTCGGCCATGCTGCGGTGGAAGCGGCAGCGCATTTCGACCCGTTGGGCAGAGTCGATAATCTGGACCTGCAGTTGCGAATGCTGGGCCTGGATCTGACCCGCATCAATGATTTTGCCGCAGCCTACGGCAAATTCGATTTCCGCGCTGGCGAAGGTGATCTGACCATGGAGATTGATATCGATGATCGGCAGCTGACCGGCTATGTGAAGCCGCTGATGCGCAATGTCGATGTTTTCGACATGGATCAGGATATACGCAATGAGGACAAGGGCTTTTTCCGTGGGCTGTGGGAAGCCATAGTGCATGGCGGTCAGGAAGTACTGCAGAACCAGCGCAAGGATCAGTTCGCCACCCGCATAGAGCTGAGCGGCAGTCTCGATGATGCGGAAATGAGCGCATTCCAGGCGTTCATCCAGATCCTGCGTAACGCCTTCGTCGAAGCCTTTTCCACTCGGTTCGAGCAGGTTCTGGAGGAAGATCAGGAATGA
- the cysK gene encoding cysteine synthase A, giving the protein MSHVFADYSQSIGNTPLVRINRLGPQGVTILAKVEGRNPSHSVKCRIGANMIWSAEARGLLKEGMTIVEPTSGNTGIGLAFVAAARNYRLILTMPSSMSLERRKVLKALGAELVLTEPAKGMKGAIEKATEITQAAPDTHILLQQFENPANPEIHEKTTGPEIWNDTDGGIDVLVSGVGTGGTLTGVARHIKHTRGKAITVVAVEPVTSPVITQAMAGEEIKPAPHKIQGIGAGFIPGNLDLSLVDRVERTTDEEAKEMALRIMREEGILCGISSGAAMAAAVRMAQEPEMQNQTIVVILPDSGERYLSSMLFSDLFTDQEMLP; this is encoded by the coding sequence ATGAGTCATGTTTTCGCAGATTATTCCCAGTCCATCGGCAACACGCCGCTGGTTCGGATCAACCGCCTCGGGCCTCAGGGCGTCACCATTCTGGCCAAGGTCGAAGGGCGCAATCCGTCGCATTCGGTGAAGTGCCGCATTGGTGCCAACATGATCTGGAGTGCTGAGGCCAGAGGGCTGCTGAAAGAAGGCATGACCATAGTCGAGCCGACATCCGGCAACACTGGCATCGGCCTGGCCTTCGTCGCCGCCGCGCGGAATTATCGGCTGATTCTGACCATGCCCTCCTCCATGAGCCTGGAGCGGCGCAAGGTACTCAAGGCGCTGGGAGCCGAACTGGTGCTGACCGAGCCCGCCAAGGGCATGAAAGGCGCCATCGAAAAGGCCACCGAAATAACCCAGGCGGCGCCCGACACCCATATTCTGCTGCAGCAATTCGAGAACCCCGCCAATCCCGAGATCCATGAAAAGACCACCGGCCCGGAAATCTGGAACGATACCGATGGAGGTATTGATGTGCTGGTATCCGGGGTAGGCACCGGCGGCACCCTGACCGGCGTCGCCCGCCACATCAAGCACACCCGTGGCAAGGCTATTACCGTTGTCGCAGTGGAGCCGGTGACCTCGCCGGTGATTACCCAGGCGATGGCAGGAGAGGAAATCAAGCCAGCCCCGCACAAGATCCAGGGGATCGGCGCCGGATTCATCCCCGGCAACCTTGACCTGAGTCTGGTCGATCGCGTGGAACGCACCACCGACGAGGAAGCCAAGGAGATGGCTCTGCGCATAATGCGTGAAGAAGGCATCCTGTGTGGCATCTCATCCGGCGCCGCCATGGCTGCCGCGGTGCGCATGGCGCAGGAGCCGGAAATGCAGAATCAGACAATAGTTGTCATTCTGCCCGATTCCGGTGAGCGCTATCTGTCCAGCATGTTGTTCAGCGATCTGTTCACCGATCAGGAAATGCTGCCCTGA
- the aceK gene encoding bifunctional isocitrate dehydrogenase kinase/phosphatase, which translates to MPDTAAHIAQHLLNAFDDYRATFRDLTEGARARFEMAQWTEIQDASTARINLYDERIYATRDRLTADPQCRDILDADCWPAIKRAYIELIEDRFDDELAETWFNSVFFKMHRHDQISDRTMFVHSTRPPVRKPSRIQLTRGFISGGCLNSLARQILDEHAFDTPWADYERDCQLIIRCMKQGLPDWAQLDHGLTVELIQPVFYRNKGAYLVGRVLSQGEQWPFVLALVHRENEGISVDTLITDESEVSIIFSFTRSYFMVDVTVPAEMIGFLNRLLPGKQIAELYTALGFYKQGKSEFYRALIDYMAQTPEDRFVMAAGVRGMVMTVFTLPGFNTVFKIIKDKFSPSKNISRATVIEKYRLVKRHDRVGRMADTQDFADFRFARDSFEPECLKELLEVAPSTVIDRGDTILIRQCWTERRMTPLNIYLETASESQTREALLDYGQAIKELAAANIFPGDMLLKNFGVTRHGRVVFYDYDEISYLTEVNFRHIPEALYPEQEMASEPWYSVGPNDVFPEEFPVFLFADVRQRRLFSQLHGELFDADFWKGLQQQILDGKVIDVYPYHRLQDRADEA; encoded by the coding sequence ATGCCAGACACCGCCGCGCACATTGCCCAACATCTGTTGAATGCATTCGATGACTATCGAGCGACATTCCGCGATCTGACCGAAGGCGCCCGTGCCCGGTTCGAAATGGCCCAGTGGACCGAGATACAGGACGCGTCGACCGCACGTATCAACCTCTACGATGAGCGCATCTACGCGACCAGGGACAGACTCACGGCCGACCCGCAATGCCGCGACATTCTCGATGCAGATTGCTGGCCCGCCATCAAGCGGGCTTATATAGAGCTGATTGAAGATCGCTTCGATGATGAACTGGCCGAGACCTGGTTCAACTCGGTGTTCTTCAAAATGCACCGCCATGACCAGATCAGTGACCGGACCATGTTCGTGCACAGCACCCGTCCGCCGGTGCGCAAGCCCTCACGCATACAGCTGACACGCGGCTTCATTTCCGGTGGCTGCCTGAACAGCCTGGCCAGGCAGATCCTCGACGAACATGCCTTCGATACGCCCTGGGCTGATTACGAGCGTGACTGTCAGTTGATCATCCGCTGCATGAAACAGGGGCTGCCGGACTGGGCGCAGCTGGACCATGGCCTGACTGTTGAACTGATCCAACCGGTATTCTATCGCAACAAGGGAGCCTATCTGGTCGGGCGGGTTCTGAGCCAGGGCGAACAATGGCCCTTTGTCCTGGCACTGGTGCATCGGGAAAACGAAGGCATCAGCGTGGACACCCTGATCACTGACGAATCGGAAGTCTCCATCATCTTTTCCTTCACCCGCTCCTACTTCATGGTCGATGTGACGGTACCAGCGGAAATGATCGGCTTCCTCAATCGCCTGCTGCCGGGCAAGCAGATCGCCGAGCTCTATACTGCCCTCGGCTTCTACAAGCAGGGCAAGTCGGAATTCTACCGCGCGCTGATCGATTACATGGCGCAGACGCCCGAAGACAGATTTGTCATGGCCGCCGGGGTGCGAGGCATGGTCATGACCGTCTTCACCCTCCCGGGCTTCAATACGGTATTCAAGATCATCAAAGACAAATTCTCGCCCTCGAAGAACATCAGCCGAGCCACTGTCATTGAAAAATACCGCCTGGTGAAACGCCACGACCGCGTAGGGCGCATGGCCGACACCCAGGATTTCGCTGACTTCCGCTTCGCCCGAGACAGCTTCGAGCCCGAATGCCTGAAAGAGCTGCTGGAGGTCGCCCCCTCTACGGTCATCGACCGGGGCGACACCATACTGATCCGCCAATGCTGGACGGAGCGGCGCATGACGCCGCTCAACATCTATCTGGAGACCGCCAGCGAATCCCAGACCCGTGAAGCGCTGCTGGATTACGGCCAGGCTATCAAGGAGCTGGCGGCCGCCAATATCTTCCCCGGCGACATGCTGCTGAAGAACTTCGGCGTTACCCGCCACGGCCGAGTGGTCTTTTATGATTACGATGAAATCAGCTACCTGACCGAGGTCAACTTCCGGCATATCCCCGAAGCCCTCTACCCGGAACAGGAGATGGCTTCGGAACCCTGGTATTCAGTCGGCCCGAATGATGTGTTTCCCGAGGAGTTTCCGGTCTTCCTGTTTGCCGACGTACGGCAACGCAGACTCTTCTCCCAATTGCATGGAGAGCTGTTTGATGCAGATTTCTGGAAGGGCCTGCAACAGCAGATTCTGGATGGCAAGGTGATCGACGTCTACCCCTATCATCGCCTGCAGGACAGGGCTGATGAGGCGTAA
- a CDS encoding cold-shock protein, with protein MATGTVKWFNDTKGFGFITPDGGGDDLFAHFSEIKVQGFKSLAENQKVSFDITTGPKGKQAANIQVI; from the coding sequence ATGGCAACTGGTACAGTTAAGTGGTTCAACGACACTAAAGGCTTCGGCTTCATTACTCCGGACGGCGGCGGTGACGACCTGTTCGCCCACTTCTCCGAGATCAAGGTTCAAGGCTTCAAATCCCTTGCCGAAAACCAGAAGGTGTCTTTCGACATCACTACTGGTCCTAAGGGCAAGCAAGCTGCGAACATTCAGGTTATCTAA
- a CDS encoding TetR/AcrR family transcriptional regulator has protein sequence MDSSNQKQTDSLHLSLFRAAEAIVSELGASQLTFATLSERTGVDEATLSTLFPDREALLAAMIEHRLERFRVRWGAYESVLPDEPMRELKALLLSNMSESTEEKNLDSAIFAAAASNPALLRTTSDDVQGLFDILEKSPLGLAQAAVLFFSVRGYRLFEQVGICPMTDSQRTEFQEQIMRLARIMYEQNNEE, from the coding sequence GTGGACAGCAGCAACCAGAAACAGACCGATTCACTTCACCTGAGCTTGTTCCGCGCCGCAGAGGCCATCGTCAGTGAGCTCGGCGCATCCCAGCTGACCTTCGCCACATTGAGTGAGCGCACTGGTGTCGATGAAGCCACACTCAGCACTCTCTTTCCGGACCGCGAGGCCCTGCTCGCCGCCATGATAGAGCATCGTCTGGAGCGCTTCCGGGTACGCTGGGGCGCCTATGAAAGCGTGCTGCCCGATGAGCCCATGCGCGAACTGAAGGCGCTGCTGCTGAGCAACATGAGCGAGTCTACCGAAGAGAAGAACCTCGACTCGGCGATTTTCGCCGCAGCCGCCAGCAATCCGGCATTGCTGCGGACCACCTCGGATGATGTCCAGGGGTTGTTCGACATTCTCGAGAAATCACCACTGGGGCTGGCACAGGCCGCTGTGCTGTTTTTCTCGGTGCGCGGCTACCGCCTGTTCGAGCAGGTCGGTATCTGCCCCATGACCGACAGTCAGCGCACCGAGTTTCAGGAGCAGATCATGCGCCTGGCGCGCATCATGTACGAACAGAACAACGAAGAGTGA
- a CDS encoding S9 family peptidase, whose amino-acid sequence MPLSTRRDATPDPYAWLEQRNLDEVISHLNDENSHTEQWLSTHNDQRTLLFEEIRGRIRETDLSLPAVWGPWLYYQRTEAGAEYPRYFRSPRPADNSLQTDSAQEELLLDLNELAGEDFLQLGDFAISPDHQWLAYSLDRQGDETYCLYLKHLTSGNISELPLDQADGSLVWANDSVTLFAVSMDEASRPATLWRLQLGTPAVRVYHEADQRFYLHAYRSSSEQWLILASDSKNTSEVRVVSAEQPAGDWQLLDRRTTGHEYHVDHGPHGLLIRSNDRGENFALYCTDPHHPLRRNWELLVDADPQRTLEDFSVQQHGLLLHYREAGLTRLEVRPTTGDHYDVSMPDAVYSLHVQGGEEYASEHIRLRYESLNRPAQVRALHLPSGNQNILKETPVEGRFDANDYEVRREWATAPDGTRIPISLVSRPNSLGAPAPLYLYGYGAYGASMDPWFSHARLSLLDRGWVFAIAHVRGGADMGEAWYQQGKLEHKTNTFSDFIACAEHLTDKQYTDNNKLVIAGGSAGGLLIGNVVNQRPELFAAAVADVPFVDVWNTMNNPALPLTIGEYEEWGDPNEPEVAERIKSYAPYEQVSEQAYPAMFVTAGYHDMRVQYWEAAKWVAKLRHSKTNDHPLLLRTQMSAGHGGASGRYQSMKELAEEYSFLLAVIEAH is encoded by the coding sequence ATGCCGTTATCAACTCGCCGTGATGCGACGCCTGACCCCTATGCCTGGCTGGAACAGCGCAACCTCGACGAAGTGATCAGCCATCTGAATGACGAAAACAGCCATACCGAACAGTGGCTGAGCACCCACAATGATCAACGGACACTCTTGTTTGAGGAAATCCGCGGACGCATCCGCGAGACCGATCTGTCCCTGCCTGCCGTCTGGGGGCCCTGGCTGTATTATCAGCGCACCGAAGCCGGGGCCGAATATCCTCGTTATTTCCGCAGCCCACGGCCAGCCGATAACAGCCTGCAAACCGATTCGGCGCAGGAAGAACTGCTGCTGGACCTGAATGAACTGGCCGGCGAAGACTTTCTGCAACTGGGCGACTTCGCCATCAGCCCCGACCACCAATGGCTTGCCTACAGCCTCGATCGCCAGGGTGACGAGACCTACTGCCTGTATCTCAAGCATCTGACCAGTGGCAACATCAGCGAACTGCCCCTGGACCAGGCGGATGGCAGCCTGGTCTGGGCCAACGACAGTGTCACCCTGTTCGCCGTCAGCATGGATGAGGCCTCGCGTCCGGCCACGCTCTGGCGCCTGCAGTTGGGAACCCCTGCGGTACGTGTCTACCACGAAGCGGATCAGCGCTTCTATCTGCATGCTTACCGCAGCAGCTCTGAACAATGGCTGATACTTGCCAGCGACAGCAAGAACACCAGTGAAGTGCGCGTAGTATCCGCCGAGCAGCCTGCCGGGGATTGGCAACTACTCGACCGGCGCACTACCGGGCATGAATATCATGTCGACCATGGCCCCCATGGGCTACTCATCCGCAGCAATGACCGCGGCGAGAACTTTGCTCTCTATTGCACCGATCCGCATCACCCGCTGCGGCGCAACTGGGAACTGCTGGTGGATGCCGACCCACAGCGTACGCTGGAAGATTTCAGCGTCCAACAGCATGGACTGCTGCTGCATTACCGCGAAGCAGGCCTGACTCGCCTGGAAGTTCGGCCAACAACCGGCGACCACTACGATGTGAGCATGCCGGACGCTGTCTACAGCCTGCACGTGCAAGGCGGCGAGGAATATGCCAGCGAGCATATCCGGCTACGCTATGAGTCGCTGAACCGCCCCGCCCAGGTACGCGCCCTGCATCTGCCCAGCGGTAACCAGAACATCCTGAAAGAGACCCCGGTCGAAGGCCGCTTCGATGCCAATGACTATGAGGTGCGTCGCGAGTGGGCAACCGCGCCGGATGGTACACGGATACCAATCAGCCTGGTGAGCCGGCCCAACAGCCTGGGAGCACCGGCCCCACTCTATCTCTATGGTTACGGCGCCTACGGCGCCAGCATGGACCCCTGGTTCTCGCATGCTCGCCTGTCACTGCTTGACCGCGGCTGGGTGTTCGCCATTGCCCACGTACGTGGCGGCGCCGACATGGGCGAGGCCTGGTACCAGCAGGGCAAGCTTGAACACAAGACCAATACCTTCAGCGACTTCATCGCCTGTGCCGAGCACCTGACCGACAAGCAGTACACCGACAATAACAAACTGGTCATCGCTGGCGGCAGCGCTGGCGGATTGTTGATCGGCAACGTTGTCAACCAGCGCCCGGAGCTGTTCGCCGCCGCCGTTGCCGATGTACCCTTCGTCGACGTATGGAATACCATGAACAACCCTGCCCTGCCGCTGACCATCGGCGAATACGAGGAATGGGGCGACCCGAACGAACCTGAGGTGGCAGAACGAATCAAGTCTTACGCTCCCTATGAGCAGGTCAGCGAGCAGGCCTACCCGGCGATGTTCGTCACCGCGGGCTATCACGATATGCGCGTGCAGTATTGGGAAGCCGCCAAATGGGTCGCGAAACTGCGTCACAGCAAGACCAATGACCATCCATTGTTGTTGCGCACCCAGATGAGCGCCGGGCACGGTGGCGCGAGTGGCCGCTATCAATCGATGAAGGAACTGGCCGAAGAGTACAGCTTCCTGCTGGCGGTTATTGAAGCCCATTGA